The genomic stretch AAAGGATCGACCATGATCTTGAACGCAAGAGCAGAAAAAGGCGCATCTGCGGAAGGATGGATCAATATCTCTTTTTCTAAGTCGTCAGGATCGTGAGCTATGAGCGGAGGCATGTCCAACGGGCTTGGAAGATATGCGACGACTGCGTCAAGAAGAGGCTGCACACCTTTGTTTTTAAATGCCGAACCGCACATGACCGGTACTATGTTGAGACCTATCGCTGCTTTTCTGATGGTCCTTCTGATCATGTCTTCGGGGACTTCCTGGCCTTCAAGATAGAGGCGCATCATTTCATCATCATAATCAGAAAGGTTCTCTATCATTTCAGACCTGGCAATCTCTACCTCTTCTTCAAGCTGAGGAGGTACTTCTGCAAGATGAAATTCTGTTCCAAGCATGTCATCATAGATTATCGCTTTTCTGGCTACGAGGTCCACCATTCCGGCAAAACCGTCTTCCACACCAATTGGTATCTGAATAGGAACAGCTCTCGCACCAAGACGCTTGCGCATCTGGTCTACAACGGAGAAAAAGTCCGCCCCTACCCTGTCCATTTTGTTGACGAAAGCGATCCTGGGAACATGGTATTTGTCAGCCTGACGCCATACTGTTTCTGACTGGGGTTCAACTCCGCCAACTGCACAAAAAACGGATACTGCCCCGTCAAGTACTCTCATAGAGCGCTCAACTTCAACAGTAAAGTCCACGTGCCCGGGTGTATCAATTATATTGATAAGGCAATCGCCCCAGAAACAGGTAGTCGCGGCAGATGTGATCGTGATACCACGCTCACGTTCCTGGTCCATCCAGTCCATTGTTGCAGCACCTTCATGAGTCTCACCCAGTTTGTGCTTACGGCCTGTATAGAACAGAATTCGCTCTGTCGTCGTAGTTTTACCCGCATCTATATGCGCAGCTATTCCAATATTGCGCACTTTACTCAAGTCGATGCCCTGCATCGTCAACACCACCAAACTAAAACTATTTTGAAATTTTTATTCTTTTTACTACCAGCGATAGTGTGCAAACGCACGGTTTGCTTCAGCCATGCGATGCGTATCTTCTCTCTTCTTTACAGAGCCGCCTTCGCCTTTACAGGCATCTGTGAGCTCGCGGGCAAGACGTTCTACCATTGGTATGCCCTTGCGTGAACGAGAGAAATTGATGATCCAACGAATCGCAAGAGCCTGCGCTCTTTCAGGTTTAACCTCTACAGGAACCTGATATGTTGCTCCGCCAACTCTCCTTGGACGTACTTCGACGAGCGGACGAACGTTAGTCATCGCTTTTTCAAATACTTCT from Synergistetes bacterium HGW-Synergistetes-1 encodes the following:
- a CDS encoding 30S ribosomal protein S7 codes for the protein MPRKGHVKKRITPPDSVYANPAISKFINCLMLGGKKSTAERIFYGALDLAGSRLTIEPAEVFEKAMTNVRPLVEVRPRRVGGATYQVPVEVKPERAQALAIRWIINFSRSRKGIPMVERLARELTDACKGEGGSVKKREDTHRMAEANRAFAHYRW